CCTCTTCTCCATTGGAAATCCCGGTATGGCATAGAAGGCTCGCGGCATCAAGTATCCCTCATGTGGATGGGATGTTTCCATCGCGGCAAAGCGCTcatggctgctggtggtggacggAACGGCAGCGCGGACGTCCCGGACAACGAACAGAGCCGCAATGAGTGCCCGCGCAATTATTGAGGGAACCATCGTGAGAAGGCGCGCAAAGTAAACTCAGGCTAATTAGATGAGTAAGTAAGGCACCGAGACCATGACTGAGAAcatcgccaccatcaacaacaacgccgccgaggatggagaaTGGGGTGAAAGAGCAAAAACTCGAGATGTCAATTCGATAGTTCCATGGTGGTGTAGTCGTTGGAAAATCCAACCCGGCCTGGTTTACGAATACTTATGCATGTCAGCAGCGCAGCACCTCTTCCCAAACCCTTCTCGTAGTTCCCGATCGAGCTGTTTGGTGTGAACACCCCCCATGGAAATAAGGACCCAGATCACCGGCCGGGGTTCTTCAATGCCCGTGGACAGGGGTCATGGAGGGGTCTTGAGCGCGATGGAGCTGTCGTTGCtacccttcctcttccagatgaagatggtggctGTGGGTTGGCCGACCGCAGTCACTCCCAGTTGAAGAGCCAATAGTGGCAGAGGATGCACGGCTCCCGTCTTTTGCCCTCCAACCCGGATAGATGACAATCTTTAAAATGGATTTCCATAAGGCGGTGCTCGGTAAAGGAATTGTAAAtgcagaaggaggaggccaacggCTGCTGGTTTTCACATGCtagtttgttggtgttggtgaaaGCGCCAAGGGTTACTTCAAGAATGTCAGCAAAGTTGAGCTTCCGACGGGGATCTCCAAGCGTGGTGTATGGTTCGCTGATACAAGGTGAGAGCATGCCGTAAGGTGAGAGCTCACACCTCACCTCAGACGAACCATAGGTAACCCAAGTCGAAAAAGGGTCCTATTTGTGAGAGCATATTGGCGGGGCTCTAGGATGATTAGAGAGATAATGGGGGTCGTGGTTGTTCGAATCCCATGGACGAGAGTGGTCATTGTAAAGATGTTATGTCGTTATCCTCATCCAAACACCCATTCCTGCCTCGTCTCTCGGCGTAAGAACGCACCGAGTGGCCGTGAAATCCATCATGAAATCAACGACATCACCGATCTCCAGATATGAATTAAGGTTTTGGGGCACCCCAAGGGCACGGTGCTGTCAAAATATAGTGCGGGCCCCCAGCGGGGTACCCCAGCGCTAGCAGCTGGCGATTGCTATACCGCATAGGACGGCCCCGTTAAGTGCGATTTCGGCGTGGCTGCCCCGCGCACTAGGGCCAGATACCGACAAACCGAGCCGGGGaacccctccgccgcccaccccccgtcccagcatcaacaccgcACATCCAGCCAACGACGGGCGTCTTCAAAGGGGTCACTGCAACAAAGTTGAATGCCGCACTGCCGCAGCTTGACGTAGTGGGCTCCTTTTCCACATACTCCACCCACACAACCGAAACTCGATAAACCGATTACCCATTCCACGATAGCCGTCGCCAGCATGGCCCAGGCctacgacgacgaggagctgtCCATCTCCCTGTCGCCCTCTCAGATCCGCCGGAACAAGAGACAGGGCGACGTAGGATACGGCCAGACTCCCGTCGGCTCCAtcaacaccgccatcatgCTGCAAGGCAACGCCAACCCCCAGTTGCCCATGCGCGACAAGATGCGCACCGAGCAGCGCATCGGCGCCTACAACATTGTCAAGACGCTCGGCGAGGGCTCCTTCGGCAAGGTTAAGCTGGCTGTCCACCGCAGCACCGGCCAGCAGGTTGCCCTCAAGATCATCTCTCGCAAGAAACTTATCAGCCGCGACATGCAGGGCCGTGTCGAGCGCGAGATTGAGTATCTTCAGCTgctccgccatcctcacATCATTAAGCTGTATGGTCCTCGTACCACCAACGTGTGATCCACGGCTGACGCTCGTGTTATACTCCTAGTTATACCGTTATCAAGACCCCGACCGAGATCATTATGGTCCTCGAGTATGCCGGTGGAGAACTGTTCGATTACATTGTCCAGCATGGCAAGATGCGCGAGGATGAGGCTCGCCGGTTCTTCCAGCAGATGCTATGCGCCGTCGAGTATTGCCATCGCCACAAAATTGTCCACCGTGACTTGAAACCCGAGAATTTGCTTCTGGATGAGAACCTAAACGTCAAGATCGCCGATTTCGGTCTCAGCAACATCATGACGGACGGAAACTTCCTCAAGACCAGTTGCGGCTCCCCCAACTATGCGGCCCCTGAAGTTATCGGCGGAAAGCTGTATGCCGGACCCGAGGTCGATGTGTGGAGTTGCGGTGTCATTCTCTACGTTCTACTTGTCGGCCGTCTTCCCTTCGACGATGAACATATCCCGAGTCTGTTCGCCAAGATTGCGAAGGGAAGCTACATGGTACCGACTTGGATGAGTCCAGGCGCATCCACCCTTATTAAGAAGATGTTGGTGGTCAACCCGGTCCAGCGTGCGACTATCGAGGAGATTCGACAAGACCCATGGTTCCTCAAGGACCTTCCATCGTATCTGCACCCACCAGTAGAAGAGTTCCTCAACACCGGCGTCGACCCCAACAAGGCTATCAGGGTGAGCGACATCGCCCCTGGCGCACCTCCACAAGAGCAGGTGAAGCTCCACAACGAAGTCACCGAGAAGATCAGCAAGACCATGGGTTACGGCAAGagggatgtcgaggaggcgcTGGAAGCCGAGGAACCATCCGCCATCAAGGACGCCTACATGATTGTTCGCGAGAACAAGCTCATGGAAAACAACCGTAAGTGCACTTTTCTTTGATGTAGCCCTATTCTTCCTGTTCGTAGTGTGAACCCCATTACATGCCTTTCCTATGTCATTGGCCATCGCGAGCCTGACGGGATTGAAGCAACCCTTGGACACGACAATCCCTTTGGGTCATCGCCGACAGACAACATAGAACTGGGTACTAAAAGCGCCGAAGAACTCTCAGTTCTCACACCAGATGACCCGAATGCGAGTCCCATGTTGGACGCCACAATGTCCTCGGCCCGTTCCATCGCCTCCACGAGCACTGGAGCATCGGCAAGGCCCTACGTTAGCAAAGTCGGCATCCTTCCCAGCAGTCTGCCGGCCTACCACAAGGTATTCATGGAAAGGGAGAAGGCCAAAGCAGAAGGGCAGGATAACTTTCCCGATCAACCGCCAATTCCCGAGCCAGGGGCTCCACGAAGCCAAGCAGACCAAGAAGAGACTCTTCGACGGCTCAAACCCCACAGCCGTAGTTTTGTCCGCATGGAAGATGCAAAGCGGCCCCAAGGCCTCACGCCAGTCAACCCaccaaaaaagaacaagCCCGTTCGATGGCAGTTTGGCATTCGCTCTAGAAACGCACCTTGGGAAGCGCTTGTTTGTATCTACAAATCTCTCCACAAATTGGGAGCAAGCTGGATTGTAGATGAAGACTATGATCTCTTgcatgaggaggatgaacaTCAGGATTACGACGGCAGACACTCTAGGAAACCGAGCTCGTCGTCCTATACCGACCCAACCAAGCACTACAAGCTTCCGGCCGACCCATGGCATATCAAGATCAGATGGTGCACAGACAGTATGCCCCCCTTTTTATGCCCCCTATCTCTTCTTGGCCCTGACAGCTATGACAGCATTCCAAAAACATTCCGCGGCCTCGGGCCTGAGCGAAACAGGTCAttcacaaccacaccacGTCACTACTCGCGGCGAGAACAAGGATCACAAGGTGGtggcgacgaggatggaCGTACAGATCTACGAGATGGAGCATGGCGTTTATTTGGTAGACTTCAAGGTGGACGGGTACGAAACCCCCGAGGGCAAGCTGctcgaggacaaggaggtGACAAGCCCCTTCCCATTCTTGGACATGGCCGCGAGGCTTATTATGCAGCTGGCGGATGCGGATTGATTATTGCATATTAATAGAATTCTGATATTTCCGCGGATGGAGAAGATCAACATTATTTCTTCCGTTTCTCTTTGTTTTGCTGTGTATTTGCTGAGAAGGGTTGCTGTTTGTCTGTTGCTTTGTGGAATTCCCATCACTTGAcggctggggttggaggacGAATTGTATCATTCCAGTTAGCTGGATCTGTGTGTTTGATACCTGTCTGTAGTCGAAATCGGGGCTGTGGCCCCCTATCTGTATCATCGACATGCAATGCCGGTAAGGCCGCACCCGCCTCATAGGCAAGCATGTTGAGGTGGACCCATGGGGCCACAGGCTGCTGTTTTAGCTTCACAGCATGTGTTGTGTGAGGGAGCCTCTCCAATCATCTCCAATTACGGCTCTTACAACTCGTGGCCCTGTCATATGGAAAGCGAACCGACGAATCGGATGTCACCATGTTAATCTATCCTGTACTTCACACAAGAGCTGAAGCACTACTACCCGTCTCCATAAGGATGATCTGCTCTAGGTGGAACGATACTTATACCGTGCACCCTCGTAGGCTGGCCATTCTGGCATGAGCCATGATCCAGGCTGACTTCAGCACACTGAGCTGTAACAATGGCAACTAACTCACCACGATGTGACGGACACCAATACGCACAGGTCTCAGGACCAGCGTCGCCGCAAACCACGGCGACAGGAGGGCGCGTTTCCATGGAGCCGCCGTCAGTGCTCCTTTCACCGCCGAGTCGTTATGCCAGTCCAGTATCACCTTTCCCCCAGACCGAACACCACAAGAAGTCGAGCAATATCACATTCGTTCCCATCGTCGATACGGACGAAGATCCGCAATATGGCCACACGCCAACGAGAAAACCAGCCACTTGGACTTGGTCGGCAATTGACAACTGGTGGCCTGAGATCGCCAGCTCCTTGCTCAGTCTCTTGTGTATCCCAGCCATCTTATCCTCTTACGCAGCTATGATGACCGCCCGCTCTCAGAGTGGCACCTCACTATCACACTCAACACCGTGATTGCTTTCATATCCACCATCTGCCGAATGTCCTTCATTTATCCTCTGGTACAGGCCCTTGCTCAGCAGAGATGGAGCTGGTTCAAAAGCCCTAGGTCTCTAGACGATTTTCGTGTATTTGACGAGGCCTTTAGGGGGGCATGGGGcagtttgttgttgatgattaGAATGAAGGGGAGGTAAGCATTCATGATTTCACCACGCATGATTGAATGGTGCTGGATATTGACAATATTTGTATGAAGGCCACTGGGAATTGTCAGCTGTCTCGTCCTCATCACAAGCATCGCTACCTCGACTCTCACTCAGTCTGTCGTCACTTACCCAAGTCGCATGGTGCCTGTCATGGGCAACGACACGGCTGTTGCGAAAAAGTTGACGAGTTCTACTATGTCTCAGGCAACCGCGCTAGTAAGTAGGATGCCGCTGTTGAGACAGCGTAACTCAGCTAACATGTGGCCAAGATGGGCGCTTGTTTCCCCTTCAGCAAGCCCTACGAAGCAGCGGTTCTACCACACCCACACAACTTGTGCCCTATCTACCACCCACCTGCCGAACTTCCGAGTGCACATGGCCCGAATTCAACACCATGGCAGTTTGTGTAAACATGACCAGTGCGTGCGGAGTACAACCACGAGCAGAAATTCCCAGGCTAATCACTGCGGGCAGATGTCACAAGCCTCCTCACCTACGACGACCTAATCCCAGGAACATCCGAGTGGCACAGAGGCGGCAAACCAAGAACAAACGTCAACCTACCCAACGGAGTCAGCTTCCAGCCCTACCCCTACAGAAAAGCCGGTCGACAGATCGGTCTCGATGTTGGCATCGGAGCAGGTCTCACCTCCAACTGGTCAGAGCCGCAGCGAAAACAGGAGAttgcctccctctccttcaacgGAACAGAAAGCCAGAAAGCCGAACTGACGAGCGTTTTCCTCTTGTATTCTGATCCCATCCGGGCGACAGAGGTGATGTTTCACTACTGCGTCAACAGATACAACATGTCAATATCGGAAAACGTGCCCAAGATCCAGCTTTTGGAGTCTAGTACAAAGGTCGAGTATCACGATGCTGAACACTCTCACATGTACAAAACTCTTGTCGATCCTCAAAACTCGAGTGTGACGTACAAATTCGGGTCGGCGTCTAATCACTTTCTTACTGGGATGCTGAGGGATTTTTTCATGGAGAATTCCACTGATAGATCGATGATGGGGACGATGAGGGATATGTTTTCTGTGTTGCTGTATCAGCTCCCTTTTTCGAAGGGGAACGACGAtagagaggagagggatgagCAGGGGTTAGATGATTTTGGGTATGATGTTGTTAGGAATATGTCGTTGAATGTGTATGTTTTTCCCTCCCTTTATTATTCCCCCCTTTGATCGGCTGGCTGATTGTACGGATGGCAGTATGTTTGACAGCACGACGCAAGCTGTTTCCAGTCTGGTCAGTGGCACGGCttggcaggaggagaggtatATCTCTGTTCGGTGGGAGTGACTTTCTCTTGTGGCGGCGCAGATTGggttggcgctggtggtttggtgttggttaTGGTTCAAACTGcgaggttgggggtgccggtggtgaAGAGCGATATTTTGCCGGCGTTTTTTGCTGTTgggttggcggagagggcggagacTGAGAGGGGGCGGGTGAGTGATGTTGGGTTTTCTccagaggtgaagaagaacgGGGCGAAGCCGGAGGAGAGCTTTGCTTTGATGGGAGAGCTGCAGAAGACGCAGAAGGGGAagtgggttttggagggcttgtaTAGGAGGAGGTGATCTTGGGAGTAATAGGGAGAAGTAATGATAGGTATGAGGGAGCCTTTTTTGGAGCTACCTGATggttacctacctaccgaGTTGATATGCCTTGAGGCTTGTTGACCGTTTTTCAAGACCTATTTAACATGTGATGAGACCCAGAAAGACGATTGGAAGAATCTGCTTTGAAGACCTTTCGGTAGCTTCAAGTAGGCTCCTGTATAGTGTCTAAGGTATTTCAACCTCACTGTTACCTAGTATAAAATTGATTGGAAAATGAGACAAAGGACTTTGAGCCAAAGTCTGGCAGTCGAAGAGAGATGAATGAACCGACCAATGAGCCCACAGACGGCAGCGAACTTCTAATATACATAGCCGAGCTATGGAAGTGCCTTACTTTATTTTCCGTCTTTTATCTCATACTCAGGCAATATCAAATGTGGCCGATTGTACCTCCTGTTGAGTCATGCCGTTCCACAAACTGAAGATATATCTGCGTCGGGGACGTACTTCGCCATCAAGCCGTGAAGTTGTATACCATCACGGATTGGTGAGTAGGTACGCCAGCGTCTTCAGACGTGATGATGTCTcccaaccaagacaccacgACACTTAAAAACCCCCTCGGGGCAATTTTTTGGAAACCTGTCAACCTGCAGCACAGCTACCGATATGGCACAAAACACTCACCTCATGAGAAAAACCCCAATATCGACATGATTCATCACGCTTCACTACGGTCGCTAGGCACGATGCTGCCTGGCCCGATCGAAGCCTCGTCCATGGTTTTCCTTCCAGCCAGTCCATATAACAGTCCAGCAACGGTTACATTGTCCGCAAAAAGACCTGTTTCTAAACTCCGGACAGCAGTGATTAATTGTGGGCAGGAACTGGCTAGCATTGCTTTTAGTCTTTGCCTGTGGCTTCCCATAATCATCGGTATATTGCACGTTTATGATGGGCGCCCTCTGGCGGACTGGCCGCTTCCAATTACACTCAACGCCCTTATCGCTTTCATTTCAACTGCCTGTCTTCTCATTAATGCAGGCTCTCGCTCAGCAACGGTGGGATTGGTATAAGCCCAAGGTCACTTGGCGATTTTAGTGTTTTTATGAGGCTTCGAGAGGAATATGGGGAAGTGTGAGACTGATGGGTACAATGGGAGGAAGGTAAGAAGTCTACACCAGCCTTAGAATTTGGCATTCCATAACTAACACTTCCTATACAGGCCGCTGAGTAGTAGGACATGCCTTGTTTTAGTCACAAGTCTTGCGACGTCAACCATGACTTAAGCCGCCGTCACTTATCCCGTCCGTTTTATTCCTGTTAATGACGTCGAGTCTGCTGTGATTGCGAGATGCACTGGGTCGAGAAACATGAGGGCATTGAATCCGTAAGCAACACTTCCTAAAGCGGCGGGAATAATACAGTTTTGACCTGGAATAAAGCTATAAATTCAAGCGACTTCCCGTGAGCAGCCCTTTAACTCTGTCATCTCATAATTCGGCATCACGAGTACCAATCTGTAAGACCGCAAAACGCACATGGCCCGCGTTCAGTACCATGGAGGTCTGCGCGAAAACTGCAGGTAACGAACGGGATAAAACTCAAGCCAGTAAAACCAACCCCCGACGTCTCAGGTACCTTTACCATGGTCGCAGGGATCACTGACCCATATTGGTCTCGTTCAAGCCTCTCTTCACTGTGCTTTAATGGGACTGATGAACATAAGGTGCAAATCGCAAGTCTTTTTTGCCCTGGCAGATTTGCCGTTCTATCGCGCATACGAAGTCATATTCTACGACTGCGTCAACCGATACCAAGTATCAGTATCTGAAAACATACCAACGACAGAACTGATTTCGTCAACCGCTCACACAAAcgttggtgacggtgggCAGTGGTTGATCGACAAAGAAGACCCTCTTATCACATACCTGGTTTCCAAAGGCTATAGCACATTCACGTCCAAGAACCTGAacgacctcttcctccaaagCAATGAGTTTGGACAAATGCTATGGGAGTGGTGGTCATACTATAATAATTCCAAAGACGGACAAAATTGGACAAGCCAAGACTTGCATCTTGACTCCGTTATCCATAAAATGTCACAGAATCTTGCTGCTGAGCTCACCAATGAGTATGTCAGACTTTCGCTTCTCAGCTTCAAGCTTCCCAGCGCAAAAATGATATCGACCCCTACCCACTCATCCGAGCATCTCAGCTAACAATCTTGCATCACAGCCTCCTCGATCCCAGGAGTGAGGATGTTAGCCTCGCGTTGGGAACAGCATGGCAACAGGAGATCTAGATCTCAGTCCGTTGAGAGTGGCTTTTACTTATCGCCGCACAGGTTTATCTATCTCTCATTGTCCTCATCATGGTCATAATCCAGACATCAGATTTCGGCCTCCCCGTGGTCAAGAGCTCCATCctgcttgttttctttgctgTTGGAATGGCCGACAGAACGAAGATAGAGAATGAacatgggggaggggctgcCGGATTAGCCACCTCTGGCTTGACAGACGAGGAGAAAGACATTGGCCCGGAAAAGGCATCTAAACGGGGCAAGAAGATGGACAAAACAACACCCAAAGAAAGCTACGCCTTGCTTGGGGAGCTACAAAAGACACAGAATGGAAAATGGGCTCTCACGAGTGTGTACCGGGAAGGCTGACGATAAGCGTCCACCAGAGCTTCATCTCGATCTAGTACAACCAGAAATTCTAACAAGACAATCAACAAGGGATGCGAACACTAGTATAAATATATACAAAAGGCTGGACAATATATACAATGGCAGGCCTTACAGCGCAGCACACATGGAGGATCGATATTAACGAAAGTGAAACATCACGTTCTCAGCCTCAAACATTTCTTCTGGGAGATCTATTACTCGTTGCCTTGTCCAGCAAGTTCGACTCTATCCTGCCCTAAagtctcccctcctccaaaacctcgATCAGTTCATCCAACCTCTCAATCACCAAATCAGTATGCTCATGGTCCACCAAATGTCTATTCACATCATTGACCAACAAGACCGTCTTGGcacccgccctcctcccagcagtGATATCATCCACTGAGTCACCCACCATTATCAACCCACTCGcatccgccacctcctctcccctctccgtATGGAGTagctccccctcttcttgccccttctcggcaatcttttccttttcctccgcctcatcaACGGGAATGCCAGGCTCACCAGTTGACTTcctcaccaaaccccaaGAACGGGCAATATGGAGAATACCAGCGGGGTCGGGCTTGGGAGGGCGGAAATCACGGGTGACGATGGGGCCAAAGACGGAGGAAGGGAGGAATTTGACAAGGAGGTTCTGGACGGGGAGGTCGAAGTTGCGGGTGCAGATTCCTTTGCGGATGGAGCGGGAGTCGAGGTAGGACATTAGGGGGGCGAGGCCGGGTTGGGGGACCTGGGTCAGCATGGCTTCGCGTTCTATGGTGCGGATTTTCTCCATGGCGGTGTGTTGGTCttcgggggtggggagggagtagACGTggtcgaggatgtcgacTGATTTGGGAATGCCGAGGGCGGAGCGCATGGCGGCGAACATGTAGGTTTGGGGTTCACTAGTTTTATGTTAGTTGGCATTCtcttgaggttggggggaatGGAAGTGAGAGTGAAATGGTGGGTGAGTGAGACGTGATGGGTGGGAGGTATGAGATGTGACAGGTAATATGGGGCAGGCTTCATAAGAGCTAGAGGTCGAAAGACACAACCTCGAAGTCTGACTCAGGGACTCAAAGCCCAGGCTAGAAACACAAATAAGCTCACCATAGCGTCCCGTCGACATCAAAAACGATGCCCTCTAGCTTGCGGGTGTTGGGGCTAGGAACAAACGGCTGTTTCAACGGCGCGAATTTCCACGGGGCTGAAGTAACGGCGGACATGATGGGCCAAAATCTTCGCATCCCACCGTCTGGAAGTTACTTGAAATAAAAGGTGCGGGGTTGCCAACAACCCTATATCAAACTTGTAAAGAAAGTGAGGGTATCACAATATCGATAACTGACGAGGGGCTCGAGTGAGGATCCAATTCGTAAATGCCAAGAGATATAGCTCCAAAAAGATTGATGCTTAAATAAACGGCACAATGAGAGGTTAGGTACCAAGGATTCGGAATGACGAGAAAGGCAATCAATCAGCAGCTCAGTGTGAAACAGCACTCGCACAAGTCACACTCTGTCAAAAGAAGTCTCACCTGACCCCGCGATTTCAGCTTTTGCTTGCTCTCAAAGTGGCCGTTCTTCTAGAATGTTTTAGGGCTGGTACGTCACTGGCTGCGATTAAGCGATGGATCACCTGCGGGCGGCTTGACCAACCGAACAGCGCGCAAAACATCCCGGTCCGGCAGCCCCCATGCACGGCCTGACAGGGCAGTTTTAGCGGGAAGTGGCCGCATTTTTCTTTCAAGGATCTGCGGGCAACACAAGGAACCTGCGGCGGGGTGCGACAGGAAGACCAGAGACGGATcgaacggcggcggcaagctGAGGCAAGCTgtgggtggtgctgctgcccgCTGCCGGAAGCTGCACCTCAGCTTGATCTGGGAACCTGACCTGCCTGCCCAAATGGAAGAAGCATCAAAGAAAGGAAACCAGGAAccagcaaaaaaacaacctcCGAATTCCATTGCATACCTCGATTCAAACCACCATCCGAACTCTCTGACGGCGAGGGACctgttcttttttctcccacTCGTGTCCCTTGCATTTCCCCTttccaacaacatcaacacgtCTCTCTTTGCGTCTGCGTGCTGGAGACTTGTTGTTCTATTCCTAAGCCGCTCACCCCTAGGTTGTTCGAAGCTTATCTTCAGATTGACTATGAACTGCTAAATGAGCTCCTCTCCGACACTGCCTTCGCCAGGCCAATGGCCACCGCGAAGGCCCTCCAAAAGAAGTGTATGTTATTATACTCCATCACGCGACATGATCCCCAAACTAATCTAACATCCTCAGAAACTGCGCAATGGCaccttcatcatccccgccACCGGCGAGCGCTCCCGCCGCGTCTTGACCCTCCGCACCAACAGCTCCGGCCTATCCTCCCAAACCGACGGCACCCATTCCCGCTCCCTCTCGggcctcaccaccttcccctACGAACAAACATCCTTCTCCGACCGTTTCTCCCACCTTGCGCGACAAACCTGCGAGAAATGCGCCTGGATTCTCCGCTGGCTCGACTCGCCCGTCGGCCACGGCGTGCTGAAATGCACGCTGGCGTACACACTCGGCAGTCTGGCTACCTTCTGGGCGCCCATCTCCGACTGGTTGGGCCGGCCGGACGGTAAGCACGTGGTGGCCACGCTGACTGTTTATTTTCATCCAGCGAGGTCCGCCGGCTCGATGATTGAGGCGGTGCTGATTGCCATTGTTGCGGTGGTGTATGCGCAGATTGTCTCGATTTTGTCCATGGCGACTTCGGTGCTGGTGGGAGGGCAGTGGCATTGTGTTCCCTTGGCGCATGCGCTGGTGCTGGCCGTCTTCATagggggaggatttgggtTTATTGGTTGGGTGAAGCAGCGGATGGGGAATCCGTTGGTGGATGTGGGGAGTACGCTGGCTTCGTTGGCGATTATTGGGGTGGTGACCAAGGAGACGGCGGTGTTGACGGGGGTGTTTTCGAATCAAAAGATTATTCAGATTCTCAAGATGTTCTTTTTGGGGGTCAGTGCTACTACCGCGGTTAACCTTTTGGTGTGGAGGGTTTCGGCGAGATCGTTGTTGAGGGACACCATGACCAAGTCTTCGACTTCGCTGGGACACATGTTGGCCTTGATTACGAGTGGGTTTCTCAGTGGCtcagaggaggatgtcaCGTCGGGCCAGTTTGCGGCTGCTTCAGCTGCGTACAACCAGGTGTATCCTCAGATGATTAAGAACCTACGGGAGTCCAAGTTTGAGCGGTATCTTCTGGGTCAGGAGAAACTGTACCAGCTTGACAGAGCTGTTGTAAGGTCTATGGAAAGGTTGGCACAGTCGATTGGTGGGCTCAGGAGCGCGGCCAACACGCAGTTTGCGCTGTTGAGAGAGTCGATGATGCAGGGGTCTGGAATGATGTCTCCGGCGGCGTCGCTCTACTCACCCGTCTTGCAGCGGACGTTGTCAAACACCCTTAAGAGCGGGAAAGGGTTTGGTATTTTGTCCGCGATTGACGAGGCGTCAGACGAGAGCAACGAGGACGAGAGAGGCCGTGTTAAGGACCGGCGTCGGTCGGATGCTACGACTGCTAGCATCCCGTTCCGCAACTCTTCTGATATCTTTGAGCTCTTTATCAACCTGCTGGGTCCGTCGATGAAGTCCTTGGCGTATACACTCTCCGAGGTGCTGCGCGACCCACCATTTGGCACGGCCCCCGACTATGAAATCACTATCAATGATCACTTCCGCCAGAGTCTTACCGATGCTCTGTCACTCTTCAACGGGGCAAGGGCGGACGCTCTTCAGGAGTTGTACAAGCACATCGAGCTGGATCGTACGAGATCGGCCAGTATCCAAGCCGACTTTGaagaggtggcggcggcatgTGGCCACTTCAGTTTTAGCCTGCAAgcgtttggggaggagatgcaAAAGTACCTCGACGTGCTGGATGACTTGAAGTTCGCCAATGAGCACAGGTTACGGAGCTGGCAATGGATGAAGTGGTGGGGCAACCGACGCGGATACAACAACCGCAAGATCACGTTGCCGTTTGACCATGCGGAACGGGAGACGCTGATCAAGCCGATCAAGAAGA
The sequence above is a segment of the Podospora pseudocomata strain CBS 415.72m chromosome 2 map unlocalized CBS415.72m_2, whole genome shotgun sequence genome. Coding sequences within it:
- the SNF1_1 gene encoding Protein kinase (COG:T; EggNog:ENOG503NUN4) codes for the protein MAQAYDDEELSISLSPSQIRRNKRQGDVGYGQTPVGSINTAIMLQGNANPQLPMRDKMRTEQRIGAYNIVKTLGEGSFGKVKLAVHRSTGQQVALKIISRKKLISRDMQGRVEREIEYLQLLRHPHIIKLYTVIKTPTEIIMVLEYAGGELFDYIVQHGKMREDEARRFFQQMLCAVEYCHRHKIVHRDLKPENLLLDENLNVKIADFGLSNIMTDGNFLKTSCGSPNYAAPEVIGGKLYAGPEVDVWSCGVILYVLLVGRLPFDDEHIPSLFAKIAKGSYMVPTWMSPGASTLIKKMLVVNPVQRATIEEIRQDPWFLKDLPSYLHPPVEEFLNTGVDPNKAIRVSDIAPGAPPQEQVKLHNEVTEKISKTMGYGKRDVEEALEAEEPSAIKDAYMIVRENKLMENNRKCTFL
- a CDS encoding uncharacterized protein (COG:S; EggNog:ENOG503PDYW), translated to MAVCVNMTNVTSLLTYDDLIPGTSEWHRGGKPRTNVNLPNGVSFQPYPYRKAGRQIGLDVGIGAGLTSNWSEPQRKQEIASLSFNGTESQKAELTSVFLLYSDPIRATEVMFHYCVNRYNMSISENVPKIQLLESSTKVEYHDAEHSHMYKTLVDPQNSSVTYKFGSASNHFLTGMLRDFFMENSTDRSMMGTMRDMFSVLLYQLPFSKGNDDREERDEQGLDDFGYDVVRNMSLNVMFDSTTQAVSSLVSGTAWQEERLGVPVVKSDILPAFFAVGLAERAETERGRVSDVGFSPEVKKNGAKPEESFALMGELQKTQKGKWVLEGLYRRR
- the SNF1_2 gene encoding Protein kinase (COG:T; EggNog:ENOG503NUN4), which encodes MLDATMSSARSIASTSTGASARPYVSKVGILPSSLPAYHKVFMEREKAKAEGQDNFPDQPPIPEPGAPRSQADQEETLRRLKPHSRSFVRMEDAKRPQGLTPVNPPKKNKPVRWQFGIRSRNAPWEALVCIYKSLHKLGASWIVDEDYDLLHEEDEHQDYDGRHSRKPSSSSYTDPTKHYKLPADPWHIKIRWCTDTFQKHSAASGLSETGHSQPHHVTTRGENKDHKVVATRMDVQIYEMEHGVYLVDFKVDGYETPEGKLLEDKEVTSPFPFLDMAARLIMQLADAD
- a CDS encoding uncharacterized protein (COG:S; EggNog:ENOG503P1ZB), with the translated sequence MRRFWPIMSAVTSAPWKFAPLKQPFVPSPNTRKLEGIVFDVDGTLCEPQTYMFAAMRSALGIPKSVDILDHVYSLPTPEDQHTAMEKIRTIEREAMLTQVPQPGLAPLMSYLDSRSIRKGICTRNFDLPVQNLLVKFLPSSVFGPIVTRDFRPPKPDPAGILHIARSWGLVRKSTGEPGIPVDEAEEKEKIAEKGQEEGELLHTERGEEVADASGLIMVGDSVDDITAGRRAGAKTVLLVNDVNRHLVDHEHTDLVIERLDELIEVLEEGRL
- a CDS encoding uncharacterized protein (COG:S; EggNog:ENOG503PDYW) translates to MIHHASLRSLGTMLPGPIEASSMVFLPASPYNSPATVTLSAKRPVSKLRTAVINCGQELASIAFSLCLWLPIIIGILHVYDGRPLADWPLPITLNALIAFISTACLLINAGSRSATVGLV